From the Candidatus Atribacteria bacterium genome, one window contains:
- a CDS encoding glycosyltransferase family 1 protein has protein sequence MERKIKVAHLIARMISGGADENTLFTVKGLNKELYEIDLICGEESDEGILRKIIDEKIHIIQLKGLKWKLNFWYDPIVLIKLIQLMRKNHYDIVHTHTTKAGILGRIAARIAGVSIIVHGLHGSTFEAFNSGLLNRLLFLFERLTGGFTDAYISVSRVLSEKYIEKGIGKKENYHTVYSGMHLEKFYGVREKIDYRKKRRELGISLDDFVIGNVARLETRKGHQFLLDVFKNITEKEKKEEGKEDQAKLLIIGEGNKREYLEDYVKKLNLESKVIFTGYRKDVEELMAVMDIFALTSLREGLPRVIVQAAAVGIPSIAFNVDGVSEVIKDNYNGFLVEAKDLKHLENGIRQYMNNKDLVLLHGRNGRELIENKWSIKGMVERTDQIYQKLIREKIGEIR, from the coding sequence TTGGAAAGAAAAATAAAAGTTGCACACCTTATTGCCCGAATGATTAGCGGTGGAGCCGATGAAAACACTTTGTTTACTGTAAAAGGACTGAATAAAGAATTGTATGAAATCGATCTGATTTGCGGTGAGGAATCGGATGAGGGTATTTTAAGGAAGATCATAGACGAAAAAATTCATATTATTCAATTAAAAGGATTAAAATGGAAACTTAATTTCTGGTATGATCCCATAGTGTTAATTAAATTAATTCAGCTAATGAGAAAAAATCATTACGATATTGTTCATACTCATACGACCAAAGCAGGTATCTTGGGAAGGATTGCTGCTCGTATAGCAGGAGTATCGATAATAGTTCATGGATTACACGGAAGTACTTTTGAAGCGTTTAATAGCGGGCTGCTCAATCGGCTTTTATTTCTGTTTGAGAGGCTTACGGGGGGGTTTACCGATGCCTATATTTCGGTAAGTAGAGTGCTTTCTGAAAAGTATATAGAGAAAGGAATCGGGAAAAAGGAGAATTATCATACGGTATATAGCGGTATGCATTTAGAAAAATTTTACGGAGTAAGAGAGAAAATTGACTATCGGAAAAAACGGAGGGAATTGGGAATAAGCTTGGATGATTTTGTCATTGGTAATGTGGCACGGTTAGAGACGAGAAAGGGGCATCAATTTCTTCTTGATGTATTTAAAAATATAACAGAGAAAGAGAAGAAGGAAGAGGGCAAAGAGGATCAGGCAAAATTGTTAATTATTGGGGAAGGAAATAAGAGAGAATATCTGGAGGATTATGTAAAAAAATTAAATTTAGAAAGTAAAGTAATTTTTACCGGATATAGGAAAGATGTAGAAGAGCTAATGGCAGTAATGGATATTTTTGCTTTGACTTCTTTGCGCGAAGGACTGCCCCGAGTGATAGTGCAGGCAGCTGCAGTAGGGATACCTTCGATAGCTTTTAATGTAGACGGAGTTTCGGAGGTTATTAAAGATAACTATAATGGGTTTTTAGTGGAAGCAAAAGACTTAAAACACTTAGAAAATGGGATCAGACAATATATGAATAATAAAGACTTGGTTTTGCTGCACGGTCGAAATGGCCGGGAATTAATTGAAAATAAGTGGTCTATAAAAGGAATGGTGGAAAGAACTGACCAAATCTATCAGAAATTGATTCGGGAAAAAATAGGGGAAATAAGATGA
- a CDS encoding NAD-dependent epimerase/dehydratase family protein: MKKILVTGSAGFIGAKVSEMLLEKDYQVIGLDNLNDSYDVNLKFWRLERLKTYRNFIFYKVSIENFNELKKIFKENCPEGVINLAAHTGVRYSLENPFIYLSTNSGGNLNLLELCRENEVPKFVLASTSSLYAGQKMPFREDLVVNRPISPYAASKKAAEMMTYTYHYLYGLDVTILRYFTVYGPAGRPDMAVFRFIKWMTESTPLEIFGDGDQKRDFTYIDDIVRGTIEALIPLGYEIINLGNNHPYKISEMIKLTEESIGKKAHLNYKEFHKADMQATWADINKAQELLNWRPQISLEEGIKRTVDWTVNNWEWIRKIKI; this comes from the coding sequence ATGAAAAAAATATTGGTGACTGGCTCTGCAGGATTTATCGGTGCTAAGGTTTCGGAGATGCTTCTTGAAAAGGATTATCAAGTGATTGGCTTAGATAACCTGAATGATTCTTATGATGTAAATCTTAAATTTTGGCGTCTGGAGAGATTAAAAACGTATCGCAATTTTATTTTTTATAAAGTCTCCATTGAAAATTTTAATGAACTGAAAAAAATATTTAAGGAGAATTGCCCGGAGGGAGTCATTAATCTGGCAGCTCATACAGGAGTGCGTTATAGTTTAGAGAATCCATTTATTTATCTTTCTACAAATAGTGGAGGGAATTTAAATTTGTTGGAGCTGTGTCGGGAAAACGAGGTGCCTAAATTTGTCTTGGCTTCTACCTCGTCACTTTATGCCGGTCAAAAAATGCCTTTTCGAGAGGATTTAGTAGTAAATAGGCCTATTTCGCCTTATGCGGCTTCCAAGAAGGCAGCTGAAATGATGACTTATACCTATCATTATTTATATGGATTAGATGTCACAATTTTGCGTTACTTTACGGTTTATGGACCGGCAGGAAGACCGGATATGGCTGTTTTCAGGTTTATTAAATGGATGACGGAAAGCACTCCCTTGGAAATATTTGGAGATGGTGATCAGAAAAGGGATTTTACTTATATAGATGATATTGTCAGGGGTACGATCGAGGCTTTAATCCCTTTAGGTTATGAGATTATTAACCTGGGGAATAATCATCCCTATAAAATTTCTGAAATGATAAAGTTAACCGAAGAATCAATCGGGAAGAAAGCGCATTTGAATTACAAAGAATTTCATAAAGCTGATATGCAGGCAACCTGGGCAGACATAAACAAAGCGCAGGAGCTTCTTAATTGGAGGCCGCAAATTAGCTTGGAAGAAGGAATAAAAAGAACAGTAGATTGGACTGTAAATAATTGGGAATGGATCAGGAAGATAAAAATCTAA